The nucleotide sequence TGTAGGTATCACTCCAATTTCATATAGAAGAGAGGGGGATTCCCTTGACCTAGCTCTAAAGGACTTACCGAATTCTTCCTCATCCTTACCTAATGAATTCAGTATATCTTGAAAAAGCTTATACACAAGTTTAAAGTCGTTTACAGCCCTTTCTTCTGGGCTTATTGATTTCTGCATCGTCACACCTCTATAAGTTCCACTATCCCTCTTCCAATAGTTTCGTCTCCTCCTATTATTAGATACTTCAGTTCTTTTAGCAAAACATCCAATGGTTCCTCATTTTTCAAGTAATTTCTCAATTCATTAAATTTTTCTCCCTTCAAACATTTCTCTAGATATTCTTTACCGTATCCAAGGAGTATCGTGACAAATACTGTGCCTACTGGAATTACTTCCTCAGTCCAAGGCCCTTCATCAACAACCTTTTTCTCTCTATTTATCCTTATTCTAGCAACTCTTATTAATGATCTATCCATAAGCGCTTTTGCATCATCGTCATGTAAAGATATCAGACTTTCAGACTCATCCAGTCCTATCAAACCTCTGAGAACATTCATTTCATTCATCTCTACAATTAGATTTTTAGATATGTTAACTTCCTCGCATAGAATGGCACTCTCCAATCCATCTATCACATGCTTATTCATAAAGCCAACAGTTGCTGGAAACTTTTCTGAAATATTAGCTATTTTCTCAACTTTCTCCACTATCTCACTATACTTCTTATTTAAAACTGAAGCCATACTTAGATATTTGACAAATCTCTTGAGGAGGAATGGGCATGTAACATTAGTGTATATCCCTTTCAAACTCCTAACGGGGAAAGAGACTATGTAAGATGTCATTACAGCTACTGGAGATGAATATTTTTCTTCATCAGTTTGATCAGGCCCTAAAAGATAAGTAAGGTCCCTTCTCCTATGATATAAGGCTGTTTTCATAGATCCCTTTATACTCGAACTAAATATGACAGGAAAACCTACACCATCTCTCTGAATTGCCAAATCAACAACTTCAGTTCCTCTACCAACTCCAGGATGAAGATCGCTCAAAGACTTTATTAAAACAACTTTTGCATATTTATAAGGTTCGAATGACATGCTACCTTCACAATTATAATTGTAGTTAAAGAAAAATTTAAGTATATCCATATGACCATTCCGTGATAAACCATCATATCCACGGGAACAAAACCTACAACATAAATATCTAAGCTGAACACCTCCACTCAAAACCGTAATGAAAGATCTGCGGATTAGCCTCATTTTAAATTTAATCCTCTAAAAAG is from Candidatus Methanomethylicota archaeon and encodes:
- the cmr4 gene encoding type III-B CRISPR module RAMP protein Cmr4; this encodes MSFEPYKYAKVVLIKSLSDLHPGVGRGTEVVDLAIQRDGVGFPVIFSSSIKGSMKTALYHRRRDLTYLLGPDQTDEEKYSSPVAVMTSYIVSFPVRSLKGIYTNVTCPFLLKRFVKYLSMASVLNKKYSEIVEKVEKIANISEKFPATVGFMNKHVIDGLESAILCEEVNISKNLIVEMNEMNVLRGLIGLDESESLISLHDDDAKALMDRSLIRVARIRINREKKVVDEGPWTEEVIPVGTVFVTILLGYGKEYLEKCLKGEKFNELRNYLKNEEPLDVLLKELKYLIIGGDETIGRGIVELIEV